A stretch of Brassica rapa cultivar Chiifu-401-42 chromosome A08, CAAS_Brap_v3.01, whole genome shotgun sequence DNA encodes these proteins:
- the LOC103836067 gene encoding protein indeterminate-domain 6, chloroplastic codes for MSSSYNNSISSSSTQSFLLVSAATGANNSNREETAMTMIQQPNSVAPLPPPKKRRNQPGNPNPDAEVIALSPKTIMATNRFLCEVCNKGFQREQNLQLHRRGHNLPWKLKQKSKQEVIRRKVYLCPEPTCVHHDPSRALGDLTGIKKHYYRKHGEKKFKCEKCSKRYAVQSDWKAHSKTCGTKEYRCDCGTIFSRRDSYITHRAFCDALIQESTRNPTVSFTAMAAAAGGGGSRPGFYGSAASALSHNHFGNNSNTSFAPLAAGYNLNRSSTEKFEAFLPQSSNPNPGPTNFLMQCPSNQGFLSQNDQTLMNQHGLISLGDNINNNNNNNSLFNLGYFQDNTKNTDHTSVPSLFTNADNNDPSALLRGLTSSSSSSAVVNDFGDSDNGNFQGLMNSLAATTDHQGRSGSSLFDLHFGNNLSMGGSDRLTLDFLGVSGGNVSNVNGSGRSGAPLDVDMKFPRPNNPFEKS; via the exons ATGTCTTCATCGTACAACAACTCaatttcatcatcttccactCAGTCTTTCCTCCTGGTCAGCGCCGCCACCGGAGCAAACAACTCTAACCGTGAAGAGACGGCGATGACGATGATTCAACAACCCAACTCCGTTGCTCCACTACCACCACCCAAGAAACGAAGAAACCAACCCGGAAACCCAA ATCCAGATGCTGAAGTGATAGCGTTATCTCCAAAGACAATAATGGCGACGAACAGATTCCTATGTGAAGTATGCAACAAAGGGTTTCAAAGAGAACAGAATCTACAGCTTCACCGGAGAGGACACAACCTTCCATGGAAGCTGAAACAAAAGTCTAAACAAGAAGTGATCAGGAGGAAGGTGTATCTGTGTCCGGAGCCCACGTGCGTCCACCATGACCCGTCACGTGCTCTCGGAGACCTCACCGGTATTAAGAAGCATTATTACCGGAAGCACGGTGAGAAGAAGTTTAAATGCGAGAAATGCTCTAAGCGTTACGCTGTTCAATCTGATTGGAAAGCTCACTCTAAGACTTGTGGTACCAAAGAGTATCGCTGTGACTGTGGTACCATCTTCTCTAG AAGAGATAGTTACATTACGCATAGGGCGTTCTGTGATGCATTAATACAGGAATCAACAAGAAACCCTACCGTGAGCTTCACGGCAATGGCAGCAGCTGCTGGTGGAGGTGGCAGTAGACCTGGATTTTACGGCAGTGCTGCTTCTGCTCTCTCTCACAACCATTTCGGTAACAACTCAAACACTAGTTTTGCCCCTCTAGCTGCAGGTTACAATCTTAACCGTTCATCTACCGAAAAGTTTGAAGCCTTCCTTCCTCAGTCCTCAAACCCTAATCCCGGTCCTACCAATTTTCTCATGCAATGCCCTTCGAACCAAGGATTCTTGTCGCAGAACGATCAGACACTCATGAACCAGCACGGTCTGATCAGCCTCGGTGAtaacatcaacaacaacaacaataacaacagCTTGTTCAACCTCGGATACTTTCAAGacaacaccaagaacactgatcATACAAGTGTCCCTTCTCTTTTCACCAATGCTGATAACAACGATCCATCTGCTTTGCTTAGAGggttaacttcttcatcttcttcaagtGCGGTCGTTAATGACTTTGGAGATAGTGATAATGGAAACTTTCAAGGTCTGATGAACTCTCTAGCTGCGACAACAGATCATCAAGGCCGGTCCGGTAGCAGTCTTTTCGACCTTCATTTTGGAAACAATCTTAGCATGGGAGGCTCTGATAGGTTGACTTTGGACTTTCTTGGCGTCAGTGGAGGCAATGTGAGCAACGTAAATGGTAGTGGTCGTAGTGGAGCTCCTTTGGACGTTGATATGAAGTTTCCACGTCCAAATAATCCATTTGAAAAATCTTGA
- the LOC103836068 gene encoding plant UBX domain-containing protein 7-like isoform X1 yields MERMLSSRDQQSLVSSFLDIAVGQTAKTARQFLQATSWNLNEAVQLFYAGGEGGSMLASGTHTHPMGRRSRRAAARARRERKRNDADGVRAPLPVVTETLYRDSMYYEGNYERELASLIDFLDFSEEPKRSGVWEPDEVASSASTSGPRHSLASLYRPPFHLMTHGSFEQVKITSIAEDKWLLVNLQSTTEFSSHMLNRDTWANEAVSQTIKANFIFWQAYDDITEGRKVCTYYKVESIPVVLVIDPTTGQKMRMWSGMVEPETLLESLVPFLDGGPGTHFASLSRKHPRGSFSLAPHSKPKDEEEEETQQALAASLENNGMKESSSDDTSPITTPEEAAVEATVLPTYPPLPEEPKGGDRSVQCRVGIRLPNGQRLQRNFLKTDSIQLLWSFCYSQLEESEREKPLKLTQAIPGESKTLEYESNLTLEQSGVANSMISATWE; encoded by the exons ATGGAGAGAATGCTCTCTTCGAGGGACCAACAGAGTTTAGTCTCTTCTTTCCTTGACATCGCTGTCGGGCAGACAGCTAAAACCGCTCGACAGTTCTTACAG GCAACGAGCTGGAATCTTAATGAAGCTGTTCAGCTTTTCTACGCTGGAGGCGAAGGTGGTAGTATGCTTGCGTCTGGTACACACACTCATCCCATGGGTAGACGATCTCGGAG gGCGGCTGCTCGCGCACGACGTGAAAGGAAACGTAACGATGCAGATGGAGTCCGTGCTCCTTTGCCTGTTGTGACGGAGACTCTTTATCGTGACTCTATGTATTATGAGGGAAACTATGAGCGTGAACTAGCTTCTTTGATTGATTTCCTTGACTTCAGCGAAGAGCCAAAACGCTCTGGAGTTTGGGAACCTGATGAGGTTGCCTCCTCAGCTTCTACATCAGGTCCTCGGCATAGCTTGGCCTCGTTGTACCGTCCTCCTTTTCATCTGATGACTCATGGCTCCTTTGAACAG gtAAAAATTACGTCTATTGCTGAAGATAAATGGCTTCTCGTTAACCTTCAGTCCACCACTGAGTTCAGCTCTCATATG CTAAATAGAGATACTTGGGCAAATGAAGCTGTTTCTCAGACGATCAAAGCCAACTTCATCTTCTGGCAAGCCTATGATGATATCACGGAAGGAAGGAAGGTGTGTACATACTACAAGGTAGAATCCATTCCTGTGGTGCTTGTAATCGATCCCACAACTGGTCAGAAGATGAGAATGTGGTCTGGAATGGTCGAACCAGAGACTTTGCTAGAGTCTTTAGTGCCGTTCTTGGACGGTGGTCCTGGTACACACTTTGCTTCTCTCTCAAGGAAACATCCAAGAGGTAGCTTCTCATTGGCTCCTCATTCCAAACccaaagatgaagaagaagaagagacgcAACAAGCATTGGCTGCTTCCTTGGAAAACAACGGCATGAAAGAGTCTTCTTCTGATGATACATCACCAATAACAACGCCTGAAGAAGCAGCTGTTGAAGCAACGGTGCTGCCTACGTACCCACCTCTGCCTGAAGAACCAAAGGGAGGTGACCGGAGTGTTCAATGCAGAGTTGGGATACGTTTACCAAATGGACAAAGGCTCCAGAGGAACTTCCTCAAAACTGATTCAATTCAG CTTCTCTGGTCTTTCTGCTACTCTCAGCTTGAGGAATCAGAGAGGGAGAAGCCACTGAAGCTAACACAGGCGATTCCAGGTGAATCAAAGACGTTGGAGTATGAATCTAACTTAACCTTGGAGCAATCTGGTGTTGCCAATTCCATGATCTCTGCTACATGGGAGTGA
- the LOC103836068 gene encoding plant UBX domain-containing protein 7-like isoform X2 produces MERMLSSRDQQSLVSSFLDIAVGQTAKTARQFLQATSWNLNEAVQLFYAGGEGGSMLASGTHTHPMGRRSRRAAARARRERKRNDADGVRAPLPVVTETLYRDSMYYEGNYERELASLIDFLDFSEEPKRSGVWEPDEVASSASTSGPRHSLASLYRPPFHLMTHGSFEQVKITSIAEDKWLLVNLQSTTEFSSHMLNRDTWANEAVSQTIKANFIFWQAYDDITEGRKVCTYYKVESIPVVLVIDPTTGQKMRMWSGMVEPETLLESLVPFLDGGPGTHFASLSRKHPRGSFSLAPHSKPKDEEEEETQQSSSDDTSPITTPEEAAVEATVLPTYPPLPEEPKGGDRSVQCRVGIRLPNGQRLQRNFLKTDSIQLLWSFCYSQLEESEREKPLKLTQAIPGESKTLEYESNLTLEQSGVANSMISATWE; encoded by the exons ATGGAGAGAATGCTCTCTTCGAGGGACCAACAGAGTTTAGTCTCTTCTTTCCTTGACATCGCTGTCGGGCAGACAGCTAAAACCGCTCGACAGTTCTTACAG GCAACGAGCTGGAATCTTAATGAAGCTGTTCAGCTTTTCTACGCTGGAGGCGAAGGTGGTAGTATGCTTGCGTCTGGTACACACACTCATCCCATGGGTAGACGATCTCGGAG gGCGGCTGCTCGCGCACGACGTGAAAGGAAACGTAACGATGCAGATGGAGTCCGTGCTCCTTTGCCTGTTGTGACGGAGACTCTTTATCGTGACTCTATGTATTATGAGGGAAACTATGAGCGTGAACTAGCTTCTTTGATTGATTTCCTTGACTTCAGCGAAGAGCCAAAACGCTCTGGAGTTTGGGAACCTGATGAGGTTGCCTCCTCAGCTTCTACATCAGGTCCTCGGCATAGCTTGGCCTCGTTGTACCGTCCTCCTTTTCATCTGATGACTCATGGCTCCTTTGAACAG gtAAAAATTACGTCTATTGCTGAAGATAAATGGCTTCTCGTTAACCTTCAGTCCACCACTGAGTTCAGCTCTCATATG CTAAATAGAGATACTTGGGCAAATGAAGCTGTTTCTCAGACGATCAAAGCCAACTTCATCTTCTGGCAAGCCTATGATGATATCACGGAAGGAAGGAAGGTGTGTACATACTACAAGGTAGAATCCATTCCTGTGGTGCTTGTAATCGATCCCACAACTGGTCAGAAGATGAGAATGTGGTCTGGAATGGTCGAACCAGAGACTTTGCTAGAGTCTTTAGTGCCGTTCTTGGACGGTGGTCCTGGTACACACTTTGCTTCTCTCTCAAGGAAACATCCAAGAGGTAGCTTCTCATTGGCTCCTCATTCCAAACccaaagatgaagaagaagaagagacgcAACAA TCTTCTTCTGATGATACATCACCAATAACAACGCCTGAAGAAGCAGCTGTTGAAGCAACGGTGCTGCCTACGTACCCACCTCTGCCTGAAGAACCAAAGGGAGGTGACCGGAGTGTTCAATGCAGAGTTGGGATACGTTTACCAAATGGACAAAGGCTCCAGAGGAACTTCCTCAAAACTGATTCAATTCAG CTTCTCTGGTCTTTCTGCTACTCTCAGCTTGAGGAATCAGAGAGGGAGAAGCCACTGAAGCTAACACAGGCGATTCCAGGTGAATCAAAGACGTTGGAGTATGAATCTAACTTAACCTTGGAGCAATCTGGTGTTGCCAATTCCATGATCTCTGCTACATGGGAGTGA